CGCTACGTGGGAGGCAGCCCGAACGGCTCGACCGACGACATCGCGGGCGTGGCGAACGACCGGGGCAACGTGGTCGGCCTGATGCCGCACCCCGAGCACGCGACCGATCCGCTGCTCGGCTCGAGCGACGGCGGGGAGCTGCTTCGCTCGTTCCTCGACGCGTGTCTCGCCGTGCGCGAGGCGCGCCGGTGAGCGATCCCGAAGTCACCGACCAGCTCGCGCGCGAGCACGGACTGTCCGACCATGAGATCGCGCTGATCGGCGAGATCCTGGGCCGGCGCCCCAGCTTCTCCGAGCTGGGGATCTTCTCCGTCATGTGGTCCGAGCACTGCTCGTACAAGTCGAGCAAACGCTACCTGCGCGGCCTGCCGACCACGGGCGCGTGCGTCGTGCAGGGCCCCGGCGAGAACGCGGGCGTGATCGACGTGGGCGAGGGCTGGGTCGCCGTGTTCAAGATCGAGAGCCACAACCATCCCTCGTACGTCGAGCCCCACGGCGGCGCGTCGACCGGTGTCGGCGGCATCTTGCGCGACATCTTCACCATGGGCGCGCGGCCGCTCGCGTCGCTCGACTCACTGCGCTTCGGACCGCTCGACGATCCACACCAGCGCTATCTCGTCCGCGGGGTCGTGGCGGGCGTTGGCGACTACGGCAACGCGTTCGGCTGCGCGACGGTCGGCGGCGAGGTCACGTTCCACCCGCGCTACCGCAAGAACATCCTGGTGAACGCCATGAACCTGGGCATCGCGCGCCGCGACCAGATCTTCCTGGCCAAGGCGCCGGGCCCGGGCAACCCGGTGATCTACGTGGGCTCCAAGACCGGCCGCGACGGCATCCACGGCGCGAGCCTCCTGGCGTCGTCGGAGTTCGACCAGGACACCGACGCGAAGCGCCCGACCGTGCAGCTCGGTGACCCGTTCACCGAGAAGCTCCTGCTCGAGGCGTGTCTCGAAGCCATGCGCACCGGCGCGGTCGTGGGCATCCAGGACATGGGCGCGGCGGGACTCACCTGCTCGAGCTTCGAGATGGCCTCGCGCTCCGGCACCGGGATCGAGATGGATCTCGACGCGGTGCCCCAGCGCGAGAGCGGCATGACGGCCTACGAGCTTTTGCTCAGCGAGTCTCAGGAGCGCATGCTGCTCGTGGCCGAAAAGGGCCGCGAGGCCGAGATCTTCGCGGTTTTCGAGAAGTGGGACTTGAACGCAGCCACGGTCGGGCGGGTGACTTCGGACGGCCGCATGCGCGTGCGCTGGCACGGTCAGGTGGTGGTCGACATTCCGGTCGATCCAATCGCGGCCAACGCGCCCGTGTACGACCGGCCTGCGGCCCGGCCCGCGGACTTCGCCGAGCGCCAGAAGCTCGACCTCGCTGCGATCCCCGCCGAGACCGACCCCTCGGGCGCGCTGCTCCAGCTCCTGGCCTCGCCCAACCTGTGCTCGCGCGAGTGGGTCTACAAGCAGTACGACCAGATGGTCGGCTCCTCGACCGTGCTGCGGCCCGGCGGCGACGCGGCGGTCGTGCGCATTCCCGAGACCGAGCGCGGGCTCGCGCTGAAGACCGACTGCAACCCGCGCTACTGCGCCGCCGACCCGTATCTGGGCGCGCAGCACGCCGTCGCGGAGGCCGCGCGCAACGTCGCGGTCACGGGCGCTCGCCCGCTCGCGGTCACGAACTGTCTCAACTTCGGCAGCCCCGAGCGGCCCGAGTGCATGTGGGAGTTCGCCGAGGCCACGCGCGGCATGGGTGAGGCGTGCCGCGCCTTCGAGATTCCGATCACCGGCGGCAACGTGAGCTTCTACAACGAGACTTCGGGCGAGGGCGCGATCCCGCCCACGCCCACGATCGGCCTGGTGGGCCTGCTCGAGGACGTGACTCGCGCGGTGCCCGCCGCCTTCCGCGGCCCGGACGACGACGTGCTCTTGCTGGGCGAGACGCGCGCCGAGCTCGGCGCGAGCGAGTATCTCGCGGTGCGGCACGGCCTCGAGCGCGGCGCGCCGCCGGCGCTCGACCTCGCGGCGGAGCGGCGCCTGCACGACCTGCTGGTCGCCGCCGCCGAACGGCGGCTGCTGCGCTCCGCGCACGACTGCGCCGAAGGGGGCGTGGCCGTGGCGCTCGCCGAGTGCGCGATCCGCTCGGGCATCGGCCTGGACTGCGCGCTGCCCGCCGCAGGCGGGCGGCCGGAGCTCACGCTGTTCTCGGAATCGGCGGGCCGGGCGGTGCTGTCCTGCGCGCCTCGCGACACGCCCGCATTGCTCGCGCTGGCCCGCGCGCACGGCGTTCCGGCGGCGCGAATTGGACAGACGGGCGGGACGCGCATACGGATCGGGCCCGGGGTCGACGTGTCGCTCGCCGAGGCGCACGATCTATGGGCTCGAACGCTGCCGGAGGCATTGGGATGAAGCAGGCGCCCGATCGCT
This DNA window, taken from Myxococcota bacterium, encodes the following:
- the purL gene encoding phosphoribosylformylglycinamidine synthase subunit PurL, with the translated sequence MSDPEVTDQLAREHGLSDHEIALIGEILGRRPSFSELGIFSVMWSEHCSYKSSKRYLRGLPTTGACVVQGPGENAGVIDVGEGWVAVFKIESHNHPSYVEPHGGASTGVGGILRDIFTMGARPLASLDSLRFGPLDDPHQRYLVRGVVAGVGDYGNAFGCATVGGEVTFHPRYRKNILVNAMNLGIARRDQIFLAKAPGPGNPVIYVGSKTGRDGIHGASLLASSEFDQDTDAKRPTVQLGDPFTEKLLLEACLEAMRTGAVVGIQDMGAAGLTCSSFEMASRSGTGIEMDLDAVPQRESGMTAYELLLSESQERMLLVAEKGREAEIFAVFEKWDLNAATVGRVTSDGRMRVRWHGQVVVDIPVDPIAANAPVYDRPAARPADFAERQKLDLAAIPAETDPSGALLQLLASPNLCSREWVYKQYDQMVGSSTVLRPGGDAAVVRIPETERGLALKTDCNPRYCAADPYLGAQHAVAEAARNVAVTGARPLAVTNCLNFGSPERPECMWEFAEATRGMGEACRAFEIPITGGNVSFYNETSGEGAIPPTPTIGLVGLLEDVTRAVPAAFRGPDDDVLLLGETRAELGASEYLAVRHGLERGAPPALDLAAERRLHDLLVAAAERRLLRSAHDCAEGGVAVALAECAIRSGIGLDCALPAAGGRPELTLFSESAGRAVLSCAPRDTPALLALARAHGVPAARIGQTGGTRIRIGPGVDVSLAEAHDLWARTLPEALG